The genomic DNA CGGACTTCCAGAACGAAGCGACCGACCGGCTCGCGACGCTCGATCAGTTCGAGCATGTGATCTATATCGGCGGGTTGTCGAAAACCTTGTCGTCGTCGCTGCGGATCGGCTATACGATCGCGAGTCACGCGATCATCAAGGATCTCGCCGACATCAAGATGCTGACGAGCGTGGGCGGCTCGCGTTTCGCGGAAGCCGTGGCCGTGGCGATGCTCGAGCGCGGCATGTATCGCAAGCACATCGAACGGCTGCGGCGGCGCATGGGCGAAGCGCTTGGCGCGACCGTGCAGATGCTGGAAAGCGTGGGCTGGGAAGTGTTCGAAAAGCCGCTCGGCGGCAACCTGATCTGGGCGCGCGTGCCGCATATCGACGATTCGCGCGTACTGGCCGAATGCGGCGCTCCGCTCGGCGTCACCGTCGCGCCCGGTCACTACTTCCGTCCGAACGCGGAAACGTGTCCATGGATCCGCATCAACGCGGCGTACACACAGGACCCGCGCGCGCTCGCGTTTTTCGAAGCGGCGGCAAAGCTGTAAAAAGGGCAAAAGTCCGGCGCTTCACGACGCGCCTTCAGCCCGCGCACGCACTTTGTCATACGCGCACCCCCTGCCCGCTGATACAGTTTTTGCTTAAAATATCGCCCGACCGGTGCAATCCGGCTCGCTCTAGCGCTCATGACTCAAACGACAACGTCCGAGACACCTCCCGTCAAGCCCTCCGCCCGTTCGCTCACGGTCATGCTGTGGATCGTCGCGACTGGCTTCTTCATGCAGACGCTCGATTCGACGATCGTCAACACCGCGCTGCCCGCGATGGCGACGAGCCTCGGCGAGTTACCGCTGCACCTGCAATCGGTGGTGATCGCTTACTCGCTGACGATGGCGGTGATGATCCCCGTCTCCGGCTGGCTGGCCGACAAGCTCGGCACGCGGCGCGTCTTTATGAGCGCGATCTTCGTGTTCTCGGTCGGCTCGCTGCTCTGCGCGAGCGCACATACGCTGCCGCAGCTCGTGCTGTGGCGCATCTTGCAGGGCGCCGGCGGTGCGATGCTGCTGCCGGTCGGACGTCTCGCGGTGCTGCGCGTGTTTCCCGCCGAACGCTATCTGCCCGCGCTGTCGTTCGTCGCGATACCGGGCCTGATCGGTCCGCTGATCGGGCCGACGCTCGGTGGCTGGCTCGTGAAGATCGCGTCGTGGCACTGGATCTTTCTGATCAACGTGCCCGTCGGGGTGATCGGCGTGATCGCCACGTTTATCTTTATGCCCGACGCGCGCAATCCGGACACCGCGAAGTTCGATCTGAAGGGCTACCTGCTGCTCATCGTTGCCATGATCGCGATTTCGATGGCGCTCGACGGCCACGGCGAGTTCGGCTTCGCGCACGCCACGGTGCTCGTGCTGCTGATTTTGAGCCTCGGCTTTTTCACCGCATACGGGTTGCATGCGGTACGTGTGCCGCAGCCGATCTTCTCGCTCGACCTCTTCAAGATCCATACCTTCAGCGTCGGGATACTCGGCAACCTGTTCGCGCGCATCGGCAGCGGCGCGATGCCGTATCTGCTGCCGCTGCTGCTGCAGGTGAGCCTCGGCTACAGCGCATTCGAAGCAGGCCTGATGATGTTGCCGATCGCCGCGGCCGGCATGACCTCGAAACGGCTCGTCACGCGCCTGATCTTCCGATACGGCTATCGGCGCGTGCTCGTGACGAACACCGTGCTGGTCGGCCTCGCGATGGCGAGCTTCGCGCTGACGGGGCCGAACCAGCCGCTGTGGCTGCGGCTCGTGCAGCTCGCGTTCTTCGGCGGCGTGAACTCGATGCAGTTCACCGCAATGAATACGCTGACGCTCAAAGACCTCGGCACCGGCGGCGCGAGCAGCGGCAATAGCCTGTTTTCGCT from Paraburkholderia edwinii includes the following:
- the mdtD gene encoding multidrug transporter subunit MdtD, translated to MLWIVATGFFMQTLDSTIVNTALPAMATSLGELPLHLQSVVIAYSLTMAVMIPVSGWLADKLGTRRVFMSAIFVFSVGSLLCASAHTLPQLVLWRILQGAGGAMLLPVGRLAVLRVFPAERYLPALSFVAIPGLIGPLIGPTLGGWLVKIASWHWIFLINVPVGVIGVIATFIFMPDARNPDTAKFDLKGYLLLIVAMIAISMALDGHGEFGFAHATVLVLLILSLGFFTAYGLHAVRVPQPIFSLDLFKIHTFSVGILGNLFARIGSGAMPYLLPLLLQVSLGYSAFEAGLMMLPIAAAGMTSKRLVTRLIFRYGYRRVLVTNTVLVGLAMASFALTGPNQPLWLRLVQLAFFGGVNSMQFTAMNTLTLKDLGTGGASSGNSLFSLVQMLSMSLGVTVAGAMLTTFTGIIPRVTEANTLPAFHATFICVGIITAGTSWIFAQLAQDIRRPAAKTDPSERT